The Lacticaseibacillus pabuli region GCCGCAGCGAAACCTGCAAGGTCGCCGCAAACACCACCGCCCAGCGCCACGACACCGGCACTGCGGGTCATGTGTGCATTGGCCATGACGTCGTAGACCCGTTCCAGTTCGGCAAGGCTCTTGCTACCCTCACCGAACGGCACGATCATCTCCGTAACGTCGAAACCAGCTGCCGTCAAACTGGCACTGGCCTGCTGCAGATGCAGTGGCGCGATGTGTGTGTCCGTCAGCAGGAGCACCCGCCGCGGCGACCACACCTTTGCAATTGCGCCGCCCAGACGTGCGCGCAGTCCGCGTTCAATCAGAATCTCGTAACTGCGGGCGCCCAGGTCGAGCTTAATCCGCCGCAACGGTCTGCTCGTTCAGTTCGGTGACGAGTTTGCGCAGCGCGAAGACCTTGCGTGTCATGTCCTTGTATTCCTCAGGCTTAAGCGCTTGGGGACCATCGGAGAAAGCGTGTGCTAGGTCATCATGGATTTCCACGATTTCACCCTGGGCACCGGCCGGAACGGCGGCCATCGCCATTGGGGTCACGTAACGGGTGACACCAAGTGCGTGGCTAGGGTCCGCAATGACTGGGAAGTGGGTCAGTTCACGCAACACCGGAATGGCACCTAAATCAAAGGTGTTCCGGGTGTACTTGTTGTCGAAGGTCCGGATTCCGCGTTCAATCAAGAACACGTTGCGGTTCCCTTGCGCGGCAATGTATTCTGCAGCGTTAAGCAAATCGTCGATGGTGGCGGACATACCACGCTTGAGACCAACGGGGATATTCGTTTTGCCGACTTCCTTCAACAAGGAGAAGTTCTGCATGTTACGCGCACCAATTTGGAAAATGTCAGTGTACTTGCCGACCAGATCCACGTGGGCGACATCCATGACTTCGGTAATCATGTCCATACCGTTCGCATCAGCGGCTGCACGCAGGAACTTCAGACCATCCTCACCAAGACCCTGGAAGGTGTATGGGGACGTGCGAGGCTTGAACGCACCACCGCGGACGATGGTCGCACCGCCTTCTTTGGCAACAGTTGCCATGCGCATGACGTGTTCCTCGGATTCAACAGAGCAAGGCCCTGCCATCATTGTGAAGTGGTCCCCACCGATAACAGAATGTGGCAGTGTGATGATGGTGTCTTCTGGCTGGAACATACGGCTGGTGGTGGCGTAGCTAGGTTCGTTCGTGGTGATGCTTTCGATGGCGCCCTTTTCTTCGTCGGTCAAATCAACGTCTTTGACACCAATTGCGGCCATATGGGGGCCGACCACGACGACGTGACTTGGAATGGCTTCGAGCTTTGCCTGAACCTGCTTCAAAATTGCGGTGTTAACTGGGGTCTTGAATTGAATAATCATAATGTAGAATCTCCTCTAATTTGTGTGTTTAGTTTAATTGTTAACAGATTTAACCAATTTGGCGTAATTCCTGGAATGCGGGCTGGTCGTTTTCAACGGCCATGCTCAGGAAGGCATCCGCCGCGTGAATTGGGGTGAAGCCAAAGTGCCGCAGCAGTGCGCTGCATTCGCCGCTAGCACCGAACGTGTCGATACCGAGTGTGACGCCCTCGAATCCGACGAAGCGTTCCCAACCAAGCGTTGAGCCCAGCTCCAGCGACATACGCCGGCGGATGTTACGCGGCAGGACCAGTTCCTTGTAGGCCTTAGACTGCTTGGCGAAAATCTCGAAGGACGAGATGCCCACAACGGAAACAAAGACATCTTGAATCGCGAGCACGCGCTGGGTCTTAAGTGCCAACTCAATTTCACTCCCCGTCGCTACGAGGATGCCATCTTGCCGGCGACCAGCTGGCACTGGGGCGATGATGGCGGCACCGCGATCCAGGCTCGTGTCGCACTGTGGCTGCGGCAAGGCCATCATCTTCTGGCGGGTCAATACCAGGACGGTTGGGCCGTCGGTGTTGTCCAAGGCCTGCTGCCAGGCGCGAACGGTGTCCTGCGCGTCGCCGGGACGAATCACGGTGACATTTGGAATATTGCGCAGTGTCATCAACTGTTCAATCGGCTGGTGCGTTGGACCGTCCTCGCCGACCGCGATGGAGTCATGCGTGAAGACGTAGATGACCGGCAGCTTCTGCAGTGCCGCCAAGCGAATCGCACCCTTCATGTAGTCGGAGAAGACCAGGAATGTGGATCCGAAGATGCGGGTACCCCCGTGGAGGGCAATGCCGTTCATCGCGGCAGCTTCAGCAAACTCGCGGATCCCAAAGGCGACGTTGCGGCCGCCGCGGGTCCCGCGTTCGAAGAGCGCGGTATCCGGCAGGTTCGTCTTGTTGGAGCTGGCGAGGTCGGCACTGCCACCCCATAGTTCTGGAACGGTGGGACCAAGTGCATTGATTACTTGTTGGCTCGCATCCCGGCCGGCCATTTCCTGTCCCGCCAAGTTTGGCAGTGCCTCGTGCCAGTTTGCTGGTAAGGTGCCGGCAATTGCACTCAGGAGCTGTTCAGCCAGGTCATCATCCTGCGCCTGCAGGCTGGCGAGTT contains the following coding sequences:
- the aroF gene encoding 3-deoxy-7-phosphoheptulonate synthase, whose product is MIIQFKTPVNTAILKQVQAKLEAIPSHVVVVGPHMAAIGVKDVDLTDEEKGAIESITTNEPSYATTSRMFQPEDTIITLPHSVIGGDHFTMMAGPCSVESEEHVMRMATVAKEGGATIVRGGAFKPRTSPYTFQGLGEDGLKFLRAAADANGMDMITEVMDVAHVDLVGKYTDIFQIGARNMQNFSLLKEVGKTNIPVGLKRGMSATIDDLLNAAEYIAAQGNRNVFLIERGIRTFDNKYTRNTFDLGAIPVLRELTHFPVIADPSHALGVTRYVTPMAMAAVPAGAQGEIVEIHDDLAHAFSDGPQALKPEEYKDMTRKVFALRKLVTELNEQTVAAD
- the tkt gene encoding transketolase; this translates as MFDETDQLAVNTIRMLAIDEIENANSGHPGLPLGAAPMAYVLFRNHMRVTPQDVKWFNRDRFILSAGHGSAMLYALEHIAGFDITTDDLKGFRQIGSRTPGHPEFGLVPGVEATTGPLGQGLGMAVGMAMAEQHLADQYNRPNADVVDHFTFVLASDGDLMEGISHEAGSLAGHLGLGKLIVLLDSNDVSLDGPMGRSESGNNGERFASYGWDYQRVEDGTDLDAIDAAITAAKANTDQPSLIEVRTIIGFGTPNAGTNKVHGSVLSKSEVAALRENLGWDNPAFTTPVAVTQRMNATFGRRGRRAHHDWLGQLASLQAQDDDLAEQLLSAIAGTLPANWHEALPNLAGQEMAGRDASQQVINALGPTVPELWGGSADLASSNKTNLPDTALFERGTRGGRNVAFGIREFAEAAAMNGIALHGGTRIFGSTFLVFSDYMKGAIRLAALQKLPVIYVFTHDSIAVGEDGPTHQPIEQLMTLRNIPNVTVIRPGDAQDTVRAWQQALDNTDGPTVLVLTRQKMMALPQPQCDTSLDRGAAIIAPVPAGRRQDGILVATGSEIELALKTQRVLAIQDVFVSVVGISSFEIFAKQSKAYKELVLPRNIRRRMSLELGSTLGWERFVGFEGVTLGIDTFGASGECSALLRHFGFTPIHAADAFLSMAVENDQPAFQELRQIG